In Vibrio marisflavi CECT 7928, the following are encoded in one genomic region:
- a CDS encoding HAD family hydrolase encodes MVGYQIKNIVFDIGNVLVRWSPLEIARLTFGSESKANEMAPRIFQCETWAELNEGKLTEKQAMQWYQTELGLSEQTVEMLFFYIKESLIPVYGTYDLLGKLKKSGYKIFALTDNVVEIVAFLKQRYDFWAAFEGAVVSAEVGCLKPSADIYNELLEQYQLVPNETVFLDDVLANVQGAQKAGIHSIQFLNIFQCEEELKSMGVKY; translated from the coding sequence ATGGTTGGCTATCAAATCAAAAATATAGTGTTTGATATAGGAAATGTATTGGTTAGATGGTCTCCTCTGGAGATCGCACGGTTAACATTTGGTTCAGAGTCGAAAGCGAACGAAATGGCGCCTAGGATATTCCAGTGCGAAACGTGGGCTGAACTCAATGAGGGAAAATTAACCGAAAAGCAAGCGATGCAATGGTATCAGACAGAGTTAGGGCTATCGGAACAAACTGTCGAAATGTTGTTTTTTTATATCAAAGAGAGCCTAATTCCAGTTTATGGTACGTACGATTTACTAGGTAAGCTGAAAAAATCGGGGTACAAAATATTTGCGCTAACAGATAATGTTGTGGAGATAGTAGCCTTCTTAAAGCAGAGATATGACTTTTGGGCAGCCTTCGAAGGTGCAGTTGTTTCTGCTGAAGTAGGGTGCTTAAAGCCATCTGCTGATATTTACAATGAACTGCTTGAACAGTATCAACTAGTTCCAAATGAAACTGTCTTTCTTGACGATGTACTTGCCAATGTGCAAGGTGCTCAAAAAGCCGGGATTCATAGCATTCAGTTTCTAAACATTTTCCAGTGTGAAGAGGAACTAAAATCTATGGGCGTTAAATATTAG
- a CDS encoding MarR family winged helix-turn-helix transcriptional regulator, with translation MKDHVDKIIAQWEVERPDLDYTSMGIVGRLNKVSTIWMKQLAEVFKQYQISAVEFDILATLRRNSTPLTPTELYKELMLSSGAMSTRLESLVKRGLVNRSSSAEDRRSCQVFLTEDGKSLMDDILGKHVQNMQSMIEPLNMEEQTIIANLLKKILAN, from the coding sequence ATGAAAGACCACGTAGATAAAATTATTGCCCAATGGGAAGTAGAGCGCCCCGATTTAGACTATACAAGCATGGGCATCGTTGGCCGCCTAAATAAAGTCAGTACAATCTGGATGAAGCAGCTAGCAGAAGTGTTTAAACAGTATCAAATTAGCGCCGTTGAGTTCGATATCCTCGCAACACTGCGCCGTAATTCGACACCTTTGACTCCTACAGAGCTCTACAAAGAGTTGATGTTATCGTCCGGTGCAATGAGCACCCGACTAGAATCCCTCGTTAAAAGGGGTTTGGTAAACCGGAGCTCAAGTGCCGAAGATAGGAGAAGTTGCCAAGTATTTTTAACCGAAGATGGTAAAAGCTTAATGGATGACATATTAGGAAAGCACGTACAAAATATGCAGTCGATGATTGAGCCGCTAAATATGGAAGAGCAAACTATAATTGCAAATTTGCTAAAAAAAATCCTAGCTAATTGA
- a CDS encoding EamA family transporter, protein MTKSSSKSLLMTTAIAPLLWGSTYVIANRWLPVDTPLFAALVRALPSGLILILLTRVLPKGIWWRRIAILGVLNIGIFFYGLFFAAMHLPGGMAALVMSCQPIIVIFLSRWLTSAPANSNHFLAAIFGITGIGLLVLKSTAVLSLSGMVMGLLATSSMALGVVLTKKWGRPSNMNLLSFTGWQLVFGGVFLLPIVMLCEGVPENLTMANMAGYLYLIFIGTILCYVIWFRGLDRLPATSVSFLGFTTSVSACVLGYVFLGETLNGLQVLGAVGVLVSIWLSNRPTKQESGFKWRGLGTD, encoded by the coding sequence ATGACAAAATCGAGTTCAAAGTCTTTGCTAATGACTACAGCTATCGCGCCTTTGCTCTGGGGAAGTACGTATGTAATTGCAAACCGCTGGTTACCAGTTGACACTCCTTTATTTGCAGCACTTGTTCGTGCTCTGCCATCTGGTTTGATACTGATATTATTGACACGAGTATTGCCAAAAGGGATTTGGTGGCGGCGCATAGCAATTCTAGGAGTGCTAAACATCGGCATTTTTTTCTATGGCTTATTTTTCGCAGCCATGCATTTACCGGGTGGAATGGCTGCATTGGTGATGTCATGCCAGCCAATTATCGTTATATTTTTAAGTCGATGGTTAACTTCCGCGCCAGCCAATAGTAACCACTTCTTGGCTGCTATTTTTGGCATTACGGGTATTGGGTTACTTGTTTTGAAAAGTACTGCGGTTTTAAGTTTATCCGGAATGGTGATGGGTTTGCTTGCAACATCCAGTATGGCGCTGGGCGTCGTTTTGACCAAAAAATGGGGAAGGCCAAGCAATATGAATTTGTTGTCGTTTACCGGCTGGCAACTTGTGTTTGGAGGTGTGTTCTTGCTCCCTATTGTGATGCTTTGCGAAGGTGTGCCGGAGAATCTGACAATGGCAAATATGGCTGGCTACTTGTACCTCATCTTTATTGGCACAATACTCTGTTATGTGATCTGGTTTAGAGGACTGGATCGACTACCAGCAACCTCAGTGTCCTTTTTAGGATTTACGACCAGCGTTTCAGCTTGTGTCTTAGGTTATGTTTTTCTTGGCGAAACTCTCAATGGTTTACAGGTGCTAGGAGCCGTTGGCGTTCTTGTCTCTATTTGGCTATCAAATAGGCCGACAAAACAAGAAAGCGGCTTCAAGTGGCGAGGTTTAGGCACCGACTAA
- a CDS encoding GFA family protein, with translation MDTSNGQCSCGEVHFEFTGAPINKAFCYCRSCQKLTNSDKWFGFWVPVDKFRFTKGTPETYSRLGDSGKMMHQKYCGKCSTTLAIEVEVAGFYSVAATAINGSNNDSPTMCIYASHAPKWAQFPNGVPKFDILPPEMSGDG, from the coding sequence ATGGACACTTCTAATGGTCAATGTTCTTGTGGCGAAGTTCACTTTGAGTTTACTGGTGCACCGATAAATAAAGCATTTTGCTACTGTCGCTCGTGTCAGAAGTTAACGAATTCAGACAAGTGGTTCGGTTTTTGGGTACCCGTTGATAAGTTTCGGTTTACCAAAGGCACCCCAGAGACATACAGCCGGTTAGGAGACTCTGGAAAGATGATGCATCAGAAGTATTGCGGAAAATGTAGTACAACTCTAGCTATTGAAGTAGAAGTGGCGGGTTTCTACTCTGTGGCAGCCACAGCAATAAATGGTAGCAACAATGATTCGCCAACTATGTGTATCTATGCTTCTCACGCGCCTAAGTGGGCGCAATTTCCAAACGGCGTACCTAAATTCGATATATTGCCCCCAGAAATGAGTGGAGATGGGTAA
- a CDS encoding APC family permease: MSMNSSKVRPKRRMGLVALTMTGIGSVIGSGWLFGAYHAAKIAGPAAIASWVIGWFAVLIVALTYMEVSTIFPKSGGPVRYLEFTHGSVVGYMAAWATWLSIVTVIPIEAEASVQYMATWQWQWIHPLTSTIFDIQSHSLSTFGLAIAAVLMIIYFLLNFWSVNLFSKSQTGITIFKMLVPVICVTSIVMTGFHPSNFTAVNHSFAPYGWAGALTAVATAGIVFAYNGFQSPMHFAGESKNPKRDLPLAIILTLVFALILYVGLQVSFIGGIEPADLAKYGWSLDFNSPFAQLAIALNLNLVVLLLYIDAFVSPTGTGITYMGTTTRMLFAMSEHGHMPKCMAKLHSKYHIPRAALWTNLIIGFIFLYLFRGWGQLAGIISAATVVTYIVGPMSAMSLRKIAPEIQSPIRLKYLPILAPLGFAISSEVLYWSRWPLTGKVIIVLLLGFVIYGYFQSKRGWAGIRKHVTASLWMLCYFLAMMTLSYIGSSQFGGINILPFGYGMAAVAIASLVFFYWGVNSAWRTQLLEQELSEPNDLVSSTENTNKLKAQTS; encoded by the coding sequence ATGAGTATGAACAGTTCTAAGGTTAGGCCCAAAAGAAGGATGGGGTTAGTCGCTCTCACAATGACAGGTATAGGTTCGGTTATCGGCTCAGGCTGGTTGTTTGGAGCCTATCACGCTGCCAAAATTGCTGGACCTGCAGCCATCGCATCTTGGGTTATCGGCTGGTTTGCAGTACTGATTGTTGCTCTGACATATATGGAAGTCTCAACTATTTTTCCTAAATCCGGCGGCCCCGTGCGCTACTTGGAGTTCACTCATGGCTCAGTAGTGGGCTATATGGCAGCGTGGGCAACTTGGTTGTCTATCGTAACAGTCATTCCTATTGAAGCTGAAGCATCCGTACAGTACATGGCCACGTGGCAATGGCAGTGGATCCATCCACTTACCAGCACTATCTTTGACATACAAAGCCACTCCTTATCTACCTTTGGCTTGGCGATAGCGGCAGTTCTGATGATCATTTACTTCCTGCTCAACTTCTGGAGCGTCAACTTATTCAGTAAATCACAAACGGGCATCACCATCTTTAAAATGCTGGTTCCCGTTATTTGTGTTACTTCAATCGTCATGACAGGCTTCCATCCAAGCAACTTCACAGCAGTGAACCACTCATTTGCACCTTATGGCTGGGCCGGAGCGCTCACAGCAGTTGCAACTGCAGGTATCGTTTTTGCCTACAATGGATTTCAGAGCCCAATGCACTTTGCTGGCGAGTCTAAAAACCCGAAACGTGACTTACCGCTAGCGATTATCCTCACTTTGGTTTTCGCACTTATTTTATATGTTGGCCTACAAGTGAGCTTCATCGGTGGCATAGAGCCAGCGGATCTGGCCAAGTATGGTTGGAGTCTCGATTTTAACTCACCGTTCGCGCAACTAGCGATAGCACTTAACCTCAACTTAGTTGTACTACTACTTTACATCGATGCTTTTGTCTCTCCGACAGGAACTGGTATCACTTACATGGGCACCACGACTCGCATGCTGTTTGCGATGAGTGAACACGGCCATATGCCAAAATGCATGGCAAAATTGCACTCAAAATATCACATTCCACGCGCGGCACTATGGACGAACCTCATTATTGGCTTTATCTTCCTTTACCTGTTTAGAGGATGGGGACAACTAGCAGGCATTATCTCTGCAGCTACTGTAGTTACCTATATTGTTGGGCCAATGTCGGCAATGTCGTTACGAAAAATCGCCCCGGAGATCCAAAGTCCAATCCGCCTAAAGTATCTACCTATCCTTGCACCACTAGGATTTGCCATCTCTTCCGAAGTGTTATATTGGTCTCGTTGGCCGCTTACAGGCAAAGTCATCATTGTATTGCTGTTAGGTTTTGTTATTTATGGATACTTCCAAAGCAAACGTGGCTGGGCTGGTATACGTAAACATGTGACCGCAAGCCTATGGATGCTTTGTTACTTTTTAGCCATGATGACCCTTTCCTACATTGGTAGCAGCCAATTTGGTGGTATCAACATTCTGCCATTTGGTTATGGTATGGCTGCCGTGGCGATTGCCAGCCTCGTGTTCTTCTATTGGGGAGTAAACTCTGCATGGCGAACACAGTTGCTGGAACAAGAGCTTAGTGAACCGAACGACTTAGTTAGCTCCACCGAAAATACGAACAAGCTTAAAGCCCAAACTAGCTAA
- a CDS encoding GNAT family N-acetyltransferase: MIDIRKATKQDAPALFKMRIEAIRSQCVEFYSAEQVQIWTSGNITEKFVQAVERSFYVSEIDGHVVGSGMIDRMTGFIDAIFVLPEFMGKGAAKAMLKHLEIIALRQNLSCVSLQSTLNAAGFYRAHGYDGTETSVYHSPLGVELDCVPMRKWL, translated from the coding sequence TTGATAGATATAAGGAAAGCCACAAAGCAGGATGCGCCAGCTTTGTTTAAAATGCGTATTGAAGCAATTCGTAGCCAATGCGTCGAGTTCTACTCGGCAGAGCAGGTTCAAATATGGACGAGCGGAAATATAACAGAAAAGTTTGTCCAGGCTGTGGAACGTTCTTTTTATGTTTCTGAAATCGATGGGCACGTGGTCGGGTCAGGGATGATTGATCGTATGACTGGTTTCATTGATGCCATTTTTGTCCTGCCGGAGTTTATGGGGAAAGGAGCGGCGAAGGCAATGCTAAAGCATTTGGAAATTATCGCACTCCGGCAAAACCTTTCTTGTGTGTCTTTACAGTCGACTTTGAACGCTGCGGGATTCTATCGTGCGCATGGTTATGATGGAACTGAGACTTCCGTATACCACTCTCCACTTGGAGTAGAGCTTGATTGTGTTCCAATGCGAAAGTGGTTATAG